GGCGAAGTCAAGAACTTCGAGCCGGCAAAGTATATGAGCGCCAAAGAGGCGCGGCGCATGGCGCGCTGCTCGCAGTTCGCCATTGCGGCCTCCAAGGAGACGATCGCGGACGCCGGGCTGGCCGACGTGCTGAAGACCGAGGGCGAGCGCGTGGGTGTCGTGATGGGCAACGCCATCGGCGGCTTCGACATGCTGCGCTCCGGCATTGAAACGCTGCGCGAGCGCGGCTGGCGGCGCGTCAGCCCGTTCGCTATACCGGAATCGCTGGCCAACATGCCGGCGCACCACATTAGCCTGCATTACGGCGCCGGCGGTTTCAATAACACGGTGGTGACCGCCTGCGCGGCCGGCACCCAGGCGATCGGCGAGGCGATGGAGGCGGTGCAACTGGGCCGCGCCGAGGTGATCCTGGCGGGGGGCGCCGAGGGGTTGATCATGCAGGAAACGGTGGCCGGGTTCACGGCCATGCGCGGCCTCTCGACGCGCAACGACGCGCCGGAGAAAGCCAGCCGCCCGTTCGACAAGAACCGCGACGGCTTCGTGGTCGGCGAGGGCGGCTGTGTCTTCGCGCTGGAGGAACTGGAGCACGCGAAGGCGCGCGGCGCGCGCATCTACTGCGAGGTGCTCGGCTACGGCGCCTCGGCCGACGCGTATGACGTCGCCGAACCGGACCCCGAGGGCCGCGGCGCCATCCGCGCCATGCGCTGGGCGCTGGAGGATGCGGGCGTAACCCCGGCCGCGATCGGCTACATCAACGCGCACGGCACCAGCACGCCCAAAGGCGACATGCTCGAGACGCTGGCGATCAAGGCGCTGTTCGGCGAGGCGGCTTACAAAGTAGCGATCAGCTCGACCAAGTCGATGTGCGGGCACTCGTTCGGCGCGACCGGCGCCATCGAGGCGCTCTCGTGCCTGATGGCGATTCACACCGGCACGCTTCATCCGACCATCAACTATGAAACGCCCGACCCGCAGTGCGACCTCGACTACGTGCCGAACGTCGCGCGGCAGGCACGAGTGAATTACACGCTTTCGAATTCGTTCGGGCTCGGCGGGCAGAACGCCTGCCTGGTGCTCGGGCGTTACGAAGGCTAGCCTTTCGACCCGGCGCGCGGCGGCCGTCAAGTCAAGCCGGCCGCGCGTTTGTGCGCCATGACCAACTATACCAACACGAAAACTGTGGAACGCCGCAGCAAGGCGGCCAAGCGCGTCAGCCTCGCCGGCCTGGCCATCATGCTGCCCGGCATGCTCGTCGCGTTCGGCGGGCTGATCAACGAGTCGCTGCAGAGCAGCACGGCGATCCTGATTTCGTATGTCTCGCTGATCGCGGGCACCGTCATCGCCACCATCGGCGGGCGGCTGGCCGAGCAATGGCTGATCGAGCCGCGCAACGACCAGCGGCTGGAGCGCGCCCTGAAAGGGCTGGACCGGCGCTACCGGCTCGTCAATTACTACACGCCCGCCGCGCACCTGCTGCTGGCGCCGACCGGCGTGTACGTCGCCGTCCTGAAGGACGAGAACGGCCCGATTGCCTTCAACGGCCGGCGCTGGACGCAGCCGTTTTCGCTCGGCCGCGCCTGGCGCGAATGGCGACACGGCGGGCTCGGTCATCCAACCGCCGAAGCCGAGCTGCAGATCGAGCGCCTGCGGAAATGGCTCGCGCCAAAGCTGGGCGACGCCGCGATCGACATCAAGCCGCTGGTCCTGTTCAGCGACCCGAAAGCCGAACTCGAGATCGCGCCCGGCCACGATTTCATCATGCCACTCAGGCAGTTGAAGCCGTACCTGCTGGA
This DNA window, taken from Chloroflexota bacterium, encodes the following:
- the fabF gene encoding beta-ketoacyl-ACP synthase II, whose product is MRRVVVTGVGAVTPLGLSVAEHWPNLVAGRSGVARITAFDPGDLPTQFAGEVKNFEPAKYMSAKEARRMARCSQFAIAASKETIADAGLADVLKTEGERVGVVMGNAIGGFDMLRSGIETLRERGWRRVSPFAIPESLANMPAHHISLHYGAGGFNNTVVTACAAGTQAIGEAMEAVQLGRAEVILAGGAEGLIMQETVAGFTAMRGLSTRNDAPEKASRPFDKNRDGFVVGEGGCVFALEELEHAKARGARIYCEVLGYGASADAYDVAEPDPEGRGAIRAMRWALEDAGVTPAAIGYINAHGTSTPKGDMLETLAIKALFGEAAYKVAISSTKSMCGHSFGATGAIEALSCLMAIHTGTLHPTINYETPDPQCDLDYVPNVARQARVNYTLSNSFGLGGQNACLVLGRYEG
- a CDS encoding NERD domain-containing protein, with translation MERRSKAAKRVSLAGLAIMLPGMLVAFGGLINESLQSSTAILISYVSLIAGTVIATIGGRLAEQWLIEPRNDQRLERALKGLDRRYRLVNYYTPAAHLLLAPTGVYVAVLKDENGPIAFNGRRWTQPFSLGRAWREWRHGGLGHPTAEAELQIERLRKWLAPKLGDAAIDIKPLVLFSDPKAELEIAPGHDFIMPLRQLKPYLLERKNDLMPAADYQRMVDAIGLADSDARMDDDDKADAPAETAASTRGERKRKRRSK